The DNA segment AACGAATATATGACACGCTTAGATATTCAAGTTCAAGTTCGACTACAATTGACTAACTCGAATCTTTTTGAAACTGACCCCACTGAGGCTCCTCAGTCATTCAGTCCTTCACTTATATACGTATcttgtaaacatttttaatgaatactaTGTGAGAGCGGGAAGGTTGTCAGTCTCGATCATCTCGACCTTCAGTAATGACGTCATTGACTTTGATCAGAGCGGCTGCGGATAAGGAAAAACTAAACTTTAGGCGCTAAATAGCACGTGCTATTCAATGAACGTCATATCCGACCGCCACGGCAAATGGAGTTCACGTCCATGTTACCGCTGAAaacataatattgatatataatattattttggaaaaatgaACTGGAATGCTGCTGAAATGCCTTATATTGTTCGTTTTATTCATTCAAGGATGTCACAGTAATCCAAGACACGTCAATGTGATCGTCCGACATCAACAAGTTTACAGGGTAGGTAGGGATGCCGAAAGAACGCACGTCCGATTATCCCCAGCTCATGAAAAACTACTCGAGTTAGATCAAGTGAAACCTGGGAAATTCTCGTCTACATACGAACACGAATCATTTAAGTATGAGCCTTACAGAATAACACGAGGTAAAAGTGATGAGTTAAACGATATTAAACCGGAATACAATTACGCTGAAGATGATTTTAACGAAGGTGATTCTGACGATACTGAAGAAACTTTCTCTGACAGATATGACAAAAATGTGCATTTACTGAATGTTTTAAAGGAAGTTGAGTCTCAGCTAGTAAAACCGCCTTATATCAACGACGAAGATATAGTTGTGAATAGACTAGCAAGACAATCAAAATTCAGGGAGAATCGTAGAAATAAACGTGCCGCACGAGAACAGTGGAGACAATCTTTACCAGGGGCTAAAAGCACGGTTCCTGGAGCAAACGGCGGCAAGGATGAGCCAGACGTCTGGGATGAAGTTACGGACGCTGAGCTTAAACAAGCAAGTTACTGGAAATATCGAGACATTGCAAAATATGCAGGGACGACCTTATTGAGCGTCGCTTGTTTTGCATTTCTTGGCATATGCTTTATCCGAGACCCGGTTGCATTTGTCTTTGCGTTCGGGACGGGCTGTCCTTGTTGCTTGATATGTtgtccgtgcgtccgtgcgttcACAGACAAGTTTTTAAACGTCAAGGGTCTGGTGAAAGATTCCATGAACAAATACATGCCCGGGGTGATTGTGAAAGAGGACGGTTCTCTCGACCACTATGAACCGACGCCGGAAGAGGTGGAGATCCTGCATGAGCTTATGGAGGAGATCATGTAATGAACCGAATTATGACGTTTATTCACTCTTTGACTTTGATCAATACGATCATTGATAACATTGATACTATTCTACAAGTGTATATTTATTAAGATGTGATATTTCCAAGTTGTGCATGCTGTATGCAGCATAGGTGTATCTCTGACATTATATGAATGTACCTAGAGTATGTTGAATTGTTGAATTCGTTTGTTTTTCAACAATTGTGAACGACTGGTTATTTTGTTACGGCCACCATCCACGTTTATTGTATTACTGAAACTATAATAATTAACCTAACCTCTACGAAATATTGAGATTTCAAATTTGATGCCGCTTTATCCACAAGGTGTGTATACCGCGTGATGAATTGCGTCATTAATGCTACGTTctaaggcaatattttgcttcgaataaaaacttaaaacaaagataacttcactatttcttcaccattttagatgcaacatagcgcagtctacgcctcttacgGAGCTccgcattcggtcttttaccagagtttgatcgaaagtttagtttcttcgaacacttcgaaaaaccttttcacaatacggccgtctgacggagcactgtcaaaacattatatttgaaacaggtttgttgaagtgtttgaggaaactaatccaAGCAATCAGCTGAGTTCTGCCAAAGGccagttatctttgatttaagtaattattttatacaaaatgttgccttccgacgtaatTTATAGATTCCTCACAACTCCGGTAAATGGAAATATATgactgtgtatatatatatgcatacatgACTTACGAATAATGACCAAGAAATGCTGACTCACTGAAAACGTTAGCCTTgcctgaatattttttttattaaataaattgtatagtATACCTTTAAGGACACTTACTGACCTGCATGAACAGTGATTTAACAAGGTGGGGTGATGCTCTTTATTGTAATCATTAGAAATGTGATAAGCTGATTTTAAGAGACACGTTTGATAAAGTTATCTAAATCTTCACTGTGACATACTTAAATGTCCACAAACGTTGGTTGCTTAAATACTTATGGTTTATCTATAATATAGATTGGTATTTCTTCTGCTTCAATTTTAACTGCCGTCGTTCTACACTTTTcagaataataataagaaacaaAGTGGTGTGATTGTTTCCATGAGTTTCGGAACATGGAACTGACGGTGTAAAGCGTATTTACATAGGAATTCTTATACTAAGATCAGTCCTCGTTTATCTTTCTTCTTGATCAAATATCAAAACTTCTCTAAATAGCAATATTTAGAGTAGCTAGTCTATCTTTTATTTTGTTGCATGTATTAATATCTGAGTGTTCAGACAGGGACCCATTTCCTAACATGACGTATTATACTCGGCCTCTAAAACCCGGTTTCCATGTCAACGCGGTCTCCAAACCTTTTCATTGTGGTTCATCGCTAACCCCCTCAGAACAGAGATAATCGCCCTCATGTATATATAACGGACGATCTGTAAGATGATGCTGAGCGAACTTTGGACCGCACAGCGCGTTGATATATAAGTCCAGATTGCGATCACGGCCGTTCAAACTGCACTAGTCCTCGGCGGACGCACATGTGATATGTTGGATTATCGCTTACCTATTTTATTTGCACTGGTGGTTGGCTCGCAAGGGGGTAAGCACactgttttgataataaattttaAGCGCACtacatattaattttgattaacaCCATTAAGGCACTATTTGAATGTCCTTAAAATCAGTATTAGACATTTAACATTAGAACTCAAATTGCGGTAACTAGAACGGGGGATCtttatatgtattaattaaatGCGAATGATGATTTAAGAATATGTTTTCcctttaatattatgtttattaactgATAACTTGATTATTCCTGTTCTAGAAACATAGAATTATGGTGAAATCTTGCAAAACACTTTGTTTGCTTGGGTGCCTGTTATGATGGGATCAATGGCAGAAATAGGATAATCTTGAATAAGTTGGAAACCTTTTAGGCAGACGTTTGTCTTTTCTATTAAAATTTAGCGACGTAACGTCAAAAGGTCAGGCCACTGAGAGTTCTTACTCAtgattgatgtatttttttttttctagcCATTTCTGTTGTTCTTGATATCGAATGGTTTATGTTATATACTTACAATCAGCACAAAGTGTTTTCGATAAGCGTATTTTAACCAATTTAAGATGAACGTTCACTGAGCAGTGCGTCAATTTAATTAACGCTTTCGGTCAGTATTTTTGAAGATGAAGCGTAATAAATCGGAACTGCACCGATTAAGGCTCGAACTATCATACACAAgcagttaaaacatatttcataaagaaaTATGTATCTAAGGAACGAGCATATGCCCAAGATTATAATGGGTATAAAAAAGGCCAACCATAGAAGCATATTTTATTGCGATTTTTTGTTCGACTTTCGGACACAAGTTTACGCTGTAAATcagttatttcattgaaaaaatatcgTTTAACTCACAGATATATGGAACAAATATATAGCATTTTGAAACACATAAGGGTCGctctttatttataattcagTTTGTCTTTAAATTGTCTATGTAGCTAGCCATATTTTCATCAAGGTCGAAACAGAAACTTAAAAGGCTTTGATATATTGTGGCTCAAACGGATAGTGCGTATTATAAACGTaactataatattatgtttttttgcaGAAAGTTTGCAGAACAGGAgataatttagaataaaaaaaaaatgtctttaaattgtCCACTTGCGTCAAATTCTGGTATTTCTACGTCAAACGTTcacaaaattgtattataataattcattttagaTAGTTAAACTATACATTGTCTCAAATTCTACGTTGCATGCTTTCACCAAAGAGTCAGTTTTAcgcttaaaatataatttcttcaatataactgtaaataataataataaataaataaacagtataaaaCAGAAAAAGTAAGGAAGTATATGAGTTTTCCattgtaaatttaaaacagGAATGAATTTGTTTCAtgtgtttataacaattataatatctCTTGCGGCTTTAAATATCGTTCCTTTTCCGTAATTATGAACGCGCAAACCCAAAAAGAGATGCTATTTAAAATGGTTTCCAAGATTCGAGTCACAATGATAAAGAGTGCactaaacaagaaatatttccGTTGGTGTCATTAATGTGGCGTTACGCCCTCCAACTCGACCATTTGACGTTACGTCTATTACATGCTTTCATTGTACAACCATTGCAAACTGCAATCAGGATTTCGGTGAGAATGTTGTCATATTGACAATGAGtttatgtatttacaaaaagaaaatataagcTGTTGTTTGTAAACACCGCCACGTGCTGACCTGGCCTTTGACAGAACTCGGCTGATTGCTTGGAAACTGCACAGTTACTGAGAAAATGAGTGAGATTACTTACCTTTGTACATATAAGCATTGACATGTTTTCTATCTGATATTCGGTTctagaaaaacaacaagaacataATTTAGTTTCCGGATATGTGTCTGAGGCATGGCGGGGAGCGCTTAGAGAACTTCCTTGAAAAGaagttgtaaacataaacattggTCGTTACAGTTAATGACCTACTGACTGGCAGGTCTGTTATCGGCACCTAGAATCAGTATGATCAAACCACTTGTTGCAGAAACTAGCTCGGCCACTTAGACTGGACATCCGTGTGCAGAGATTGTGAAAATCGAACATGTGCTAagcaatacaaatattgaatcaAACGTCCGTccaaaatacttatttttattatggaAAAATGGATAGATACATTCGAATATGATGCCAGCCCTACGTGTTTGTGAACacatcaaacaaaaatgtacacATGTTCTCGGTAACAATCATGATTTACCATCCATGTGTGTGTTTTTGGATTTTAGTATAAAGGTATTGcctgttattttcacattttgcaTATGCTGGTGTGCTTCTGAGCGAATTATCATAAAAGACTTCTGTACTAACATCTACTTCATTTCCCAACTTCGGCGGAGAACCGCACTTTCTTACATATCATTCGTGTTACTATGCAACGTGGCATACGACGTATCaatattttcttcacatttGGACTCATGTTACTCCTACGTAGTGCCAGTCTAAGACTCTTCAGTTGACTCCCCGGCCCGCAGGTTGTATAACAGTAACAAGCAGACCCTGAAACCAGCAGGATGCCCATGTCATGTGCACACAACCTGGCAACCCTTCAAATGGCATTCTGCCTTTATCTTCAAGTGTATCTTTGTTcgttattgcacagttgattcGCATTAGTTACAAATGAACAGTTCCAGAATTAGGTAATTTATATATGATGACCATGGTCTAATTTCCTCGGGATGCTCATAAATTCAAAGACAAGTTTATCATGACAAGCGTATATTAGAGTTGGGCTTATTCATACTGAAGAATTTTCGTTACTGTACAGTCCCTAGCACCGGGCTAGATTGCTGTGTCCGCTTtttatcaatcatgtttttcgtGAGTGATAACAAATagtttattatgttgttgttctAGTGATGAATTCAGACATCATATGATAAACAAAACTTGTGTCAGTTTGCCAACAATTTGTGAAGGCCAGTGGTTTGAGgaacatttgacatttaaaaacacatatatggTATTTGCGTTATCAGCATGGCGGGAGTGACAATAGTTTCCACACTAAATTTATTTTAGGATAAATATAAAACCACTATGCAGAAAAGGGTCATAAATGGTTTATAGACAAATCCAACCTCTTTTTGGGACAAAAAGTTCATAGTCGCACAATTAATACATGTGGTAATTCCTGACCAGGAATACTACGAAGGGCATCCTCATGGAAATGAATGGCCTTGAATCTCATTCAGTTACCCCATCTGCGGTCattggcgggggggggggtcatgTGACAACCACGGGAGTGGCACTATTGGGCCAATGCCATCGTCCAACAACACAAACGTCCAAcatcacaaacacaaacaaacattcacattaCAAATGTGCGTGTCCCCTGTGACATGAAAGTGTTAAACGTCTGAGCCCGGGctttatattgttgtttatttccagGCCCGACGAGGTCTCTGACCGCCAGTTCTCCATCAACATGCTCCACAGAATGCTCAggtttgtaaataatttacaCTCAATATGTGTTGTTAACTGCCAGGTACTCATTTAAACAGAATTAAGTAAATCCAaacttaaaattattcaatttcaatttcggCAAAATAGAGCAACTTCTGTATCATCGGCAAAATAGAGCAACTTCTGTATCATTGTTCaatgattattaaattattgagctaatttaaacctttgaaaagGTTTTATCGTTGCTACGTTGAATAATTCGCATTCCatatgaactatttaaaaatagatttcGTATCGACCCTATAAATCGTGAACGAGTTCCTTTCAAAAAAGTGGCGGATCCGTGTTTTTTTTACTGGTAGAATCacacatgtgtacatgtacgcTGTCTACTCTAGTAGTGGACATTTTCTGCGAATCGTTCGGGATCGTTGGTCCGACACACACTGTGACAGtagtaaataaattattgaacgCTATTCCTTCAATTTGTTGCTATTTAGTTTTGTGTGTTCTTCGGCTTAAATGATCGTGCCATGTACCGTATCGCTCCTGTTTACACAACTATCAGCTCGTTGACCCCGAATatcttgtttttatcaaatataatatgtaaCGCAAATATGCAATTAAACGTGTGAAGAAATACTCTGATTGTGATTAATTCCTGTGTGTTTAAACTAAAGTTCGAGTAACGGGAGATAACTGTGtaggtatttaaaaaataaataagtgatGTCTGGTCCATACATATAATGCTTGAGTTACCGCCCTTATTTCCCAAACTGCTTTAGAAATAATTCACGTGCCAAACCTAATCAGTAACATCCACTGAGTGTAAGGACTACTGTACCAATCATACGAAATATTTTCGTGGTAAAAGTCGATAATCCCCCGCTGGAAGAAATGTGGTGCAACCTGTATTGCtcattttttcattgaaaaatattaattttcccATTTTGTAGCTTCATTTGAACGCTAAAAGAAACAACATTGAATAGGATTTCACAGGGTGGGGGAAAAATTCATCCTAGTGTAGACCTAGTCCCTAACctgttatacatttttaaatacagttGTGTTAAATTTGGATTCATTGTAACCCAATATAACGTTTTGAAAGAGTTTTGCTTTGcgataaatgataaaacattctAGTCTACTTAGTTGTGCTGATCAGTTTGTTGTCAGCGAATAATAACCACCCCTTCCTACACATACTTCTTATAAGAAGTATCTGTAGGAAGGGTTTGTTATTATTCGCTGACAACAAACTGATCAGTTTATACATGAAGTTATAAACTGGGAGTATAATAAATTGCTCCttgttatatatattgtcataaaaaaatgtttaagttcTTATGAAAATATTGCAGGGAGTAGTAAGTTCAAGTACACACCAGGAAAGACCTACCAGTATAAATATGAGGCTGAAACTCGCACATCCCTTGTTGGGGTTTCCACGGATCACCATACCATCGGACTAACAACCATTGTCGATATTGAAGTTCAGTCAAAATGTGAACTCATTCTTAAGGTAAAACTTTATTTAGCATCTGATAAACTGAGATAGATAAACATAGATACTAGATACCCTATTTCCTCAATAAAATGAAAGCCATgtcaattaaaaatgaaatgtaggctatttttttaaaattgtctgaaatatatatattcagacaatttaaaaaaaaatagcacaGATTTCCATGACATTGACTTTTGGTGTTTGCCATTTTTTAAGAGAAAGATCTTGActactttttttacatttttcaggTCCATGACACAACATTATTTGCCTATGACTCGAAGGCATACTCTGACCAAGACGTGAACAAGGAGTTTAGCCAGAAGTTTGAACGCTACCCTCTCCGGTTCTCGTTTCAAGATGGCTCCCTGCAGGCAGTATGCCCACACAAGTCGGAGGAGACGTGGGCTGTCAATATAAAAAAAGGCATTCTCTCGGCCTTCCAGAACTCAATGGATAACTTTGAAGCTGAAGAATTTAAGGGAACTGAGGTGTGTTGAAATTGATTGATAGTTAGGtattaaactgtattttaagagatttattaaaaaacactACAAAAATTAATCAGCAGAAAGTTgttcaacatgttttatttataattcaaaggAAAAGTTTCTAATGAAAaaagctgctgctgctgctgctgctgctgctgctgctgctgccgctgcTGCATATCCAATCAATTGTTTTTCTAGTCTATGATCAGCTATTTAAAATACTTCggttcttgttttctttttgatgAGATAAATGGCACATCTGCAGGAGTAAAGATGATCTTAAACATTTCAGATAGTATTTACAATGAAGTATGTTTCaactttttgaaatgtttttaagcTGTCTCAATTATTGCTTTCCAAGAAGAATATTTAGAATTTTATAAACAGTGTTACCTTTCAGTTGTATGCACACAGatgtgtatggatatgtgaCCAATGGACATGTGTTTAGGCTTAAATGCATTATCTACagtaattttaaaagttatatattattatattataggttgattaacaaaataattatcttatatgttaaaaataattatgttttaaaagggaaaaaaaaaagtttttccaTCCACCTTTATTTTTTGGCATTAAGGCTATCGTCTCTGAGGTCATTGAATACTTAGATGTTCAGTTAAGGACATCTAACTTTGAAGTTGAACTTATGTTATAATTTCTGTGGTTTTGATGATAAAAGAtgtagataaaatataaattaaaaaaatgagtcAAAATGAAGGCAATGTAATCTCTTGTTCCTACCTGTACATGAAGAAAAATCAAATGCTGGAGGGGTCAACATGCACGGAAATGATCTTAGTATTTATCTTATTACCTGTGTTTCAGGTAGAAAGACCGATTAAACCCCACAAACAGCTGGAGCCCCACTTAatctcatgttttatttcactgtttctgCTTTCCTAGAGTGATGTGACTGGGAAGTGTGAAACAGAGTACACCATTGCGCAGCGTGGCTGGCGATTTCTCACTGTGAAGAAGAGCAAAGACCTATCTTCCTGCTCTAACAGACAGGGCTTCAACAGCGCCATCCAGACAACACCATTTAGAATCTCATCTGTAGGCTTACTTGAAGTTTActcaacaaaatattgttaaaacaattcatgtagtctattaaaacagttttgttcatataaacactgacaaaaatatgatttcaaTGATATGACCTTGGTGTTAAacattgtaattttgtttaatacaaCTATCATTTTATGgaaaattatgttgaaattcATTTACCATTTTCACTGTATATCAAACCATGGTTATCTGTCAATTATAGGAATCAACACTTGAGCACTTTGATCTTTGATTCAGGTCATGAAGTCACTGCCATTGATGAGGGGTACCCACACATGTACCCAGGAAGTAAGCACCTCCGGAACCCTGAAAAGTGCT comes from the Mya arenaria isolate MELC-2E11 chromosome 13, ASM2691426v1 genome and includes:
- the LOC128215032 gene encoding uncharacterized protein LOC128215032 — encoded protein: MLLKCLILFVLFIQGCHSNPRHVNVIVRHQQVYRVGRDAERTHVRLSPAHEKLLELDQVKPGKFSSTYEHESFKYEPYRITRGKSDELNDIKPEYNYAEDDFNEGDSDDTEETFSDRYDKNVHLLNVLKEVESQLVKPPYINDEDIVVNRLARQSKFRENRRNKRAAREQWRQSLPGAKSTVPGANGGKDEPDVWDEVTDAELKQASYWKYRDIAKYAGTTLLSVACFAFLGICFIRDPVAFVFAFGTGCPCCLICCPCVRAFTDKFLNVKGLVKDSMNKYMPGVIVKEDGSLDHYEPTPEEVEILHELMEEIM